The following coding sequences are from one Pelmatolapia mariae isolate MD_Pm_ZW linkage group LG4, Pm_UMD_F_2, whole genome shotgun sequence window:
- the stard3 gene encoding stAR-related lipid transfer protein 3, producing MHGGAYGELGGSLPAIASLNASYSTSMSIPSPYLLTPPAERKKISDVRRTFCLFVTFDLLFISLLWIIELNISNSLWESLENEVLHYNFKLSFFDIALLALFRFLCLQVAYAGFRLRHWWVIAITTLVTTIFLVVKVIISNKQNAFGYVLPITSFVVAWLETWFLDFKVLPQEADDERAYLAAVNAACERAPIYSHAVSDGQFYSPPESVADSDEEPDEEGPGRRAITAQEKEYVRQGYEAMSVVEQILAQEENWKFEKHNDMGDSVYTLEVPFHGKTFILKALMQCPAELVYQEVILQPEKMVQWNKTVSVCQILQRVDDNTLVSYDVSAGAAGGVVSARDFVNVRRVERKRDCYLSAGIATNHDAKPPSNRYVRGENGPGGFVVLKSSSNPSICTFIWVLNTDLKGRLPRYLIHQSLAATMFEFMSHLRQRIIDVRPSHRSHHHHHHHHSQN from the exons ATGCATGGTGGAGCCTATGGGGAGCTCGGGGGCAGCCTCCCCGCCATCGCCTCCCTGAATGCTTCCTACTCTACATCGATGTCCATCCCATCCCCGTACCTGTTGACACCACCTGCAGAGCGCAAGAAGATCTCTGACGTTCGGCGcactttctgtctctttgtgaCCTTCGACCTTCTCTTCATCTCCCTTCTCTGGATTATTGAGCTTAAC ATCTCAAACTCACTTTGGGAGAGTTTGGAGAATGAGGTCCTCCATTATAACTTCAAGTTATCCTTCTTTGACATTGCT CTTCTTGCCTTGTTTCGTTTCCTGTGTCTTCAAGTGGCCTATGCTGGTTTTCGGTTGAGGCATTGGTGGGTTATTGCG ATTACCACTCTGGTAACAACCATCTTCCTCGTTGTCAAAGTTATCATATCGAAT AAGCAAAATGCTTTTGGCTATGTTCTGCCCATCACCTCGTTTGTGGTCGCCTGGTTGGAGACCTGGTTCCTTGACTTCAAAGTTCTCCCTCAGGAGGCTGATGATGAAAGAG CCTACCTAGCAGCAGTGAATGCAGCCTGTGAACGAGCCCCTATTTACTCTCACGCTGTCTCAGATGGACAGTTCTACTCTCCACCTGAATCTGTCGCAG ACTCTGACGAGGAGCCTGATGAGGAGGGTCCTGGGCGTAGAGCTATCACTGCTCAG GAGAAGGAGTATGTGAGACAGGGTTATGAGGCAATGTCTGTGGTGGAACAGATCCTAGCCCAGGAGGAAAACTGGAAATTTGAAAAACACAAT GATATGGGCGACTCAGTTTACACTCTGGAAGTTCCTTTCCATGGAAAGACTTTCATCCTCAAG gCCCTCATGCAGTGTCCTGCTGAGCTTGTGTATCAGGAGGTGATCCTGCAGCCGGAGAAGATGGTTCAGTGGAACAAAACAGTTTCTGTCTGCCAG ATCCTTCAGAGAGTTGACGACAACACTCTTGTCTCATATGACGTATCTGCTGGAGCAGCAGGGGGAGTTGTGTCTGCGAG GGACTTTGTTAATGTTCGCCGAGTGGAGCGCAAACGAGACTGTTACCTGTCTGCTGGCATAGCAACCAACCACGATGCCAAACCTCCAAGCAATCGCTATGTCAG AGGAGAAAATGGGCCCGGAGGTTTTGTGGTCCTCAAATCCAGCAGTAACCCATCCATCTGCACTTTCATCTGGGTCCTCAACACAGACTTAAAG GGCCGTCTGCCACGCTACCTCATCCACCAGAGTCTGGCAGCCACAATGTTTGAGTTCATGTCCCATTTACGTCAACGAATTATCGACGTGCGGCCCTCTCATCGttcccaccaccaccatcaccaccaccactctCAAAACTAG
- the mreg gene encoding melanoregulin, whose protein sequence is MGSAFNRFCMQFCCCCCVADDEEEEDEKQPLVPADPLDYFTREVQKRRDEETNLWSEPGDPSHSERQDDRVLYSLLQARQKTRMGSTGYRRLSVDIEAMRDTRREVRDKWKTILENLGFIAEADSLLAVSAGGSHDRMRNAPRARALLHTLHSETSIFNSNKEPPPERYLFILDRLLYLDIAEDFVAKAKRFYPPKDDSDEETPGLSVNLPLLLARIGAMNGGGEDEEEQSEKDDENLSD, encoded by the exons ATGGGTTCAGCCTTTAACAGGTTCTGCATGcagttctgctgctgctgctgtgttgctgatgatgaagaagaagaagatgaaaagCAGCCTTTAGTACC TGCGGATCCGTTGGACTATTTTACCCGTGAAGTCCAGAAGCGTCGAGATGAGGAAACAAACCTGTGGAGTGAGCCGGGAGACCCCAGCCATTCGGAGAGACAGGATGACCGGGTGCTCTACTCTCTGCTGCAGGCCAGGCAGAAGACCCGCATGGGCTCCACG GGCTATCGTCGTCTGAGTGTTGATATCGAGGCCATGAGAGACACGCGCAGAGAAGTCAGAGACAAATGGAAGACAATCCTGGAAAATCTAG GTTTTATCGCAGAAGCAGACTCTCTGCTGGCTGTGTCTGCTGGGGGCTCACATGACCGCATGCGTAACGCCCCGAGAGCACGTGCCCTCCTTCACACACTTCACTCTGAGACCTCCATCTTCAACAGCAACAAAGAACCACCACCAGAAAGATATCTTTTCATCTTG GATCGTCTCCTGTACCTAGACATAGCTGAAGATTTTGTGGCAAAGGCAAAACGCTTCTACCCTCCAAAGGATGACTCTGACGAGGAGACGCCGGGTCTCTCCGTAAACCTGCCGCTGCTGCTGGCCAGGATAGGGGCCATGAACGGAGGAGGGGAAGATGAGGAGGAGCAGAGCGAAAAAGATGATGAAAACTTGAGTGACTGA
- the tcap gene encoding telethonin yields MPICTVLEKSNGVLVGAELTCSVREENKAQRESYTADWHSVSLKTQPQDRQTMNMNDNSRRETLSRQWQARSLTQKCPSGVFRVGTVERGVREHQLLPKRNTLPLPIFTPAELGVRLGRGAPHTLEDLQPFPTPDGVCPSKRTVDEITRDLPPVKPTLMEFAKAPKALGRSMSQEAQRG; encoded by the exons ATGCCAATCTGTACCGTGCTGGAGAAGAGCAATGGTGTGCTGGTGGGAGCTGAGCTGACCTGCAGTGTGAGGGAAGAGAACAAGGCTCAGAGGGAGAGCTATACTGCTGACTGGCACAGCGTTAGTCTCAAGACTCAACCTCAAGACAG GCAGACCATGAACATGAATGACAATTCTCGTAGGGAGACTCTGTCCCGGCAGTGGCAGGCACGTTCACTGACACAGAAGTGTCCCTCTGGTGTCTTTAGGGTGGGCACAGTGGAAAGAGGGGTCAGGGAGCACCAGTTGCTTCCAAAGAGAAACACCCTCCCCTTGCCCATCTTTACCCCCGCAGAGCTGGGCGTCAGGCTCGGACGTGGAGCGCCACACACATTGGAGGACCTGCAGCCATTTCCCACTCCAGACGGAGTGTGTCCCAGCAAGAGGACGGTGGATGAAATCACCAGAGATCTCCCTCCAGTCAAGCCGACCCTCATGGAGTTTGCCAAAGCACCTAAAGCCCTGGGGCGCTCCATGTCTCAGGAGGCCCAGAGAGGGTGA